The Venturia canescens isolate UGA chromosome 4, ASM1945775v1, whole genome shotgun sequence genomic interval CTAAAATTAGTGACAGTGAAAATACCGAACAACCGGAACAACTCAGTACAAGTACCTTCAGTAACCAGCTCGAAGTCACGACAGCTCACGTTGCTTCTACAGCCGAGATTTTCGCAGAATCGTTGGATAaccagaaaaagaaaaatgatacgTTTGGAGTTAGCGAAGATCCAGCTCAATGGCTTATAAACGATAAGACCAGAGACTGGATAGCGATGAACGGAGTGCAGCAAAATATGAATATCGATTTTGCCCAAAGCCACCGCGTGTACGAAGACCGCACGCGTCATTTATCGAAGTCATTGTTTGAACGGCAACTTTTGAATGGAGAGAAAGCAAACCGAAGTTGGTTAATTTATTCTCCAAGCACTGGTCGAGTTTATTGTGGGCCGTGTCTTGCGTTTGATGGTGCTACCCAGTTTGGCAGCGTAGGGTTCAATGATTGGAAAAACGCTCATAGTCGGGTCGCGCAACACGAGAATTCCTCAACCCATAAATCgtgcattttgaaaatgaagCAGAGAGGAAATGTTCTCGGTCGAATCGATCAGCGGCTCACAGCACAGCTTAATGAGGAAACAACGTATTGGAGGAATGTTTTAAAACGTGTAGCGGCAACTATAAAAGCTTTAGCATCTAGAGGACTACCATTCAGAGGTCATGACGAAAAGTTCGGTTCGGCAAATAATGTAAATTATTTGATGTCTCTGGAGCTACTGGCTGAATTTGATCCATTTCTGGCTGATCATATTTCGAGGTATGGCAATCCGGGTAGTGGACGTACAAGTTATATGTCGTCGACGATTTGCGATGAATTTATCAAACTAATGGCCGATACAGTGCTTCGTACTATCGTAAGTGAGATCAAGTCAGCGAAATACTTCTCCATGATCATAGACTCTTCACCAGACATATCGCATGTTGATCAGTTAACGTTCGTAATCCGTTACGTTCAAAATGATGGTTCGCCGATCGAGCGCTTCCTTCAATTTATCCCCAATACAGGTCATAAAGCGCAAGAGATGACAGACGCTGTCACTTCAGccctgaaaaaatttgaaatcgaAATCTCGAACTGTCGTGGTCAGTCATATGACAATGCTTCCAATATGTCCGGCGTTTACAACGGACTGCAGgcacaaataaaaaaactgtcCCCGGAAGCAGCGTATATTCCCTGTGCAGCTCATTCGCTAAATCTTGTTGGGCAATCGGCAGCAGAAAGTTGCGAAGAAGCTTGTTGGTTTTTCGGACTTCTGCAAGAagtgtacaatttttttactgcATCAACACATCGCTGGGAGATCTTAAAAGCTCAACGTCACTCCAAAGAAGAGTTGAAAGCGGGATCAGGGACAAGTACCGTAAAAAGCTTGTCGACAACTCGTTGGTCTGCTCGTGCAGATGCATGCAAAAGTTTGTTGGAGTCTTGGCACGAAATTTATACAGCGCTGTACACCTTCGAAAATGATTCAACCGAAAAACCGATCAGTCGATCTGAAGCCAAAggaattcgattgaaattgGACCGATTGGAGACGGCATTCATGACcgttttttggggtttcctaCTCAATCGGTTGAATATTGCTAATAGAAAATTGCAGGCTGTAAACGTTGACATATTTACCGCTATTCAGATTTACGACTCATTAATCGGTCTCATGTGCGAAACTCGGAATAACTTCGatgaatatgagaaaaaagcGCTGAACCTGTCTGAAACAGGAG includes:
- the LOC122408784 gene encoding zinc finger MYM-type protein 1-like; the encoded protein is MNGVQQNMNIDFAQSHRVYEDRTRHLSKSLFERQLLNGEKANRSWLIYSPSTGRVYCGPCLAFDGATQFGSVGFNDWKNAHSRVAQHENSSTHKSCILKMKQRGNVLGRIDQRLTAQLNEETTYWRNVLKRVAATIKALASRGLPFRGHDEKFGSANNVNYLMSLELLAEFDPFLADHISRYGNPGSGRTSYMSSTICDEFIKLMADTVLRTIVSEIKSAKYFSMIIDSSPDISHVDQLTFVIRYVQNDGSPIERFLQFIPNTGHKAQEMTDAVTSALKKFEIEISNCRGQSYDNASNMSGVYNGLQAQIKKLSPEAAYIPCAAHSLNLVGQSAAESCEEACWFFGLLQEVYNFFTASTHRWEILKAQRHSKEELKAGSGTSTVKSLSTTRWSARADACKSLLESWHEIYTALYTFENDSTEKPISRSEAKGIRLKLDRLETAFMTVFWGFLLNRLNIANRKLQAVNVDIFTAIQIYDSLIGLMCETRNNFDEYEKKALNLSETGEYEKELKRKRKRKLHSDESAEQTEMSGREKLRVSTFLVIIDKLLCELRKRRQAYQQFHDKFSFLTNLTNLSPAEVKERAAAL